A window from Kovacikia minuta CCNUW1 encodes these proteins:
- a CDS encoding Uma2 family endonuclease, with translation MVQTPTQSLTLDEFLKLPETKPASEFIDGQIIQKPMPQGKHSTVQIDLGASINLALKPSRTARAYPELRCTFGGRSIVPDLAVFTWERIPRDENGEVANTFAIAPDWTIEILSPDQSQTRVVRNILHCLAHGTQMGWLIDPDEKLVFVYFADRTIAVFEEMGDRLPVPAFAESFTLTVGQLFSWLEE, from the coding sequence ATGGTTCAAACCCCTACCCAATCTCTGACTCTCGACGAGTTCCTCAAGCTGCCTGAAACTAAACCTGCCAGCGAATTCATCGACGGTCAAATCATTCAGAAACCCATGCCGCAAGGAAAACACAGTACGGTTCAGATTGACCTTGGTGCTTCCATCAATCTGGCACTCAAACCCAGTCGGACTGCCCGTGCCTATCCCGAACTGCGCTGTACTTTTGGCGGCAGGTCGATCGTCCCTGATCTCGCGGTATTTACCTGGGAACGCATTCCCCGCGACGAGAACGGTGAAGTTGCCAATACCTTTGCGATCGCCCCCGACTGGACAATCGAAATCCTCTCCCCCGACCAAAGCCAGACCAGAGTTGTCCGCAATATTCTTCATTGCCTTGCCCACGGCACCCAAATGGGTTGGCTGATTGACCCTGATGAAAAACTGGTGTTTGTTTATTTTGCCGATCGCACCATTGCAGTGTTTGAGGAAATGGGCGATCGCTTGCCTGTCCCTGCTTTCGCCGAATCCTTC
- a CDS encoding GAS domain-containing protein, which produces MARANNGETPLGYYESAIAETLKIREEFQSDRKNLEEIKAANKRLEAELQQAKAEIQKLEIAVSNYREEFQTLVLKNQMLQSNFGSLSGRN; this is translated from the coding sequence ATGGCTAGAGCAAATAATGGGGAAACACCATTAGGATATTACGAGAGCGCGATCGCTGAAACCTTGAAGATCCGCGAAGAGTTTCAATCAGATCGAAAAAATTTGGAAGAAATTAAAGCTGCTAATAAACGTTTAGAAGCCGAACTACAGCAGGCAAAAGCAGAAATACAAAAACTGGAGATCGCTGTTAGTAATTATCGAGAAGAATTTCAGACACTAGTATTAAAAAACCAAATGTTGCAGAGTAACTTTGGAAGCTTGTCTGGCAGAAATTAA
- a CDS encoding GUN4 domain-containing protein, translating to MEACLAEIKSSKQGIQEEIKATQDNFESWIAEVQETTESTQNEVQVLKKRFEERTQPALDYRRLKRLLESGSWMRADKETFNRILEIADSQRDGRLNEENIDQVLIEELRIIDQLWTKYSNGRFGFSVQFEIYQDLGGTQKYDDKIWKDFGNKVGWYISNQWIWYRYVNFRGIAPSGHLPARVWDSYEGRGVGSLHSLMPKLIEFGF from the coding sequence TTGGAAGCTTGTCTGGCAGAAATTAAATCCAGTAAACAAGGGATTCAAGAGGAGATTAAAGCAACTCAAGATAATTTTGAAAGTTGGATAGCGGAAGTTCAGGAAACAACTGAATCGACTCAAAATGAAGTTCAAGTTCTTAAAAAAAGGTTTGAAGAGAGAACTCAACCCGCATTGGACTATCGTCGCTTGAAACGACTATTGGAATCTGGAAGTTGGATGAGAGCAGACAAGGAAACGTTTAATCGAATTTTGGAAATAGCTGATAGCCAGAGAGATGGAAGGCTGAATGAGGAAAATATTGATCAAGTCTTAATTGAAGAGCTTCGAATTATCGATCAGTTGTGGACAAAGTACAGCAATGGACGTTTTGGTTTTAGTGTACAATTCGAAATTTATCAGGATTTAGGTGGAACTCAAAAATACGACGACAAAATTTGGAAAGACTTTGGTAATAAGGTCGGCTGGTATATCAGTAATCAATGGATTTGGTATAGATACGTCAACTTTAGGGGAATAGCACCTTCTGGTCATTTACCTGCCAGAGTGTGGGATAGCTATGAGGGTAGAGGAGTCGGTTCACTCCATTCTCTTATGCCAAAACTAATAGAATTTGGCTTCTAG
- a CDS encoding coiled-coil domain-containing protein — protein sequence MFKSNNGDGKTPIGFYEKAISELTHAREQLQAAQKEIQILREELQSTREDLKQELKKSQQKSQQTTDALEQEIRALKNGLEDGSVIVQKAKMLRGKDDNYWIGVSAVDSVNHHCLQVWKADKNTWHNDVRVKAATFLRAKDDDHWVGFKYMKKGIYHTFSVWSGKDNTWHSRVRVSAADKLEP from the coding sequence ATGTTCAAATCAAACAACGGTGATGGGAAAACTCCGATCGGATTTTATGAAAAAGCAATCTCTGAACTGACCCATGCACGCGAACAGTTGCAGGCAGCGCAGAAAGAAATTCAGATTTTGCGAGAGGAGCTTCAATCGACGAGAGAAGACTTGAAGCAGGAACTCAAAAAGAGTCAGCAAAAAAGTCAGCAAACAACGGATGCTTTGGAACAGGAAATTAGAGCGCTCAAAAATGGACTTGAGGATGGATCAGTCATTGTCCAAAAAGCAAAAATGCTACGCGGAAAAGATGACAATTACTGGATCGGTGTTTCCGCGGTTGATAGTGTCAACCACCATTGCCTCCAGGTTTGGAAAGCCGATAAGAATACCTGGCATAATGATGTTCGGGTGAAAGCCGCAACTTTTCTACGGGCGAAGGATGATGATCACTGGGTTGGCTTTAAGTACATGAAAAAAGGTATTTATCACACTTTCTCTGTCTGGTCTGGAAAAGACAATACCTGGCATAGTCGTGTCCGGGTCAGCGCGGCAGATAAATTAGAGCCATAA
- the hemF gene encoding oxygen-dependent coproporphyrinogen oxidase: MTAFSTPETIASNPLPPSDSRQRVSQFLQDLQDRICQGLEQVDGKETFREDSWEREEGGGGRSRVLREGGVFEQGGVNFSEVWGKNLPPSILVQRPEAAGHEFYATGTSMVLHPRNPYIPTVHLNYRYFEAGPVWWFGGGIDLTPYYPFADDVVHFHRTLKQACDLHHAEYYPTFKLWCDEYFYLKHRQETRGVGGIFFDYQDGRGTLYNGPDANGPAALHSQQVGKIGERSWEQLFDFVQACGNAFLPAYVPIAERRRAQEYGDRERNFQLYRRGRYVEFNLVYDRGTIFGLQTNGRTESILMSLPPLVRWEYGYQPEPNTREAELYEIFLKPQDWANWILPT; this comes from the coding sequence ATGACTGCCTTTTCCACCCCTGAAACGATCGCATCCAACCCCCTTCCCCCCTCGGACTCCCGCCAACGGGTGAGCCAGTTCCTCCAGGATTTGCAAGATCGAATCTGTCAGGGTTTGGAACAGGTAGATGGCAAAGAAACCTTCCGAGAAGACTCCTGGGAGCGGGAAGAAGGCGGTGGTGGGCGATCGCGGGTTCTCCGAGAGGGCGGCGTCTTCGAGCAAGGTGGCGTTAATTTTTCTGAAGTTTGGGGCAAAAATCTACCCCCTTCAATTCTGGTGCAGCGCCCGGAAGCTGCGGGGCATGAGTTTTACGCGACGGGAACCTCAATGGTGCTGCATCCCCGCAACCCCTACATTCCCACGGTTCATCTGAACTACCGTTACTTTGAAGCGGGTCCGGTTTGGTGGTTTGGTGGCGGAATTGACCTGACGCCCTATTATCCCTTTGCTGACGACGTGGTTCATTTTCACCGCACTCTGAAACAGGCTTGCGACCTTCACCATGCAGAGTATTACCCAACCTTTAAACTCTGGTGTGATGAATACTTCTATCTCAAGCACCGTCAGGAAACGAGAGGGGTGGGGGGCATCTTCTTTGATTATCAGGATGGTCGGGGAACGCTCTACAATGGCCCCGATGCCAACGGTCCAGCAGCACTGCACAGCCAGCAGGTGGGCAAAATTGGGGAACGGAGTTGGGAACAACTCTTCGATTTTGTACAGGCGTGTGGCAATGCATTTTTGCCCGCCTACGTGCCCATTGCCGAGCGTCGGAGAGCGCAGGAATATGGCGATCGGGAACGAAACTTCCAGCTTTACCGACGCGGGCGCTATGTAGAATTCAACCTGGTCTATGATCGGGGTACGATCTTTGGCTTGCAAACCAATGGACGCACCGAGTCCATCCTTATGTCTTTGCCGCCGCTGGTACGCTGGGAGTATGGCTATCAACCAGAACCCAACACCCGTGAGGCTGAACTCTATGAAATTTTCTTGAAGCCACAAGATTGGGCCAACTGGATTCTACCAACCTGA
- a CDS encoding STAS domain-containing protein, giving the protein MEQKSIHMEQRTHTTQDGKTVIVLTPSGRLDITTAWQFRLKLQECISKLSHHVVVNLGQVNFIDSSGLTSLVAGMRDADKVRGSFRICNVHPEARLVFEVTMMDSVFEIFETEEEALEGVPRGIAS; this is encoded by the coding sequence ATGGAGCAGAAATCAATTCACATGGAGCAACGGACTCATACCACACAGGATGGGAAAACTGTGATTGTGCTGACTCCCAGCGGTCGTCTAGATATCACAACCGCCTGGCAATTCCGGTTGAAGCTCCAGGAGTGTATCTCTAAACTCAGCCATCATGTTGTGGTGAATCTGGGACAGGTCAACTTCATCGATAGCTCCGGTCTAACCTCGCTTGTTGCCGGAATGCGCGATGCCGATAAGGTGAGGGGTAGTTTTCGGATTTGCAACGTCCACCCGGAAGCCCGATTGGTGTTTGAAGTCACCATGATGGACTCGGTCTTCGAGATTTTTGAGACAGAAGAAGAGGCATTGGAAGGGGTTCCCCGTGGGATTGCCAGTTGA
- a CDS encoding glyoxalase superfamily protein, protein MQNVYPTLRITDYETSRSFYVDKLGFWIDWEHRFEPHFPVFMQITREGLSLYLSQHQGDCQVGGLVYLYVPNVDSWYHEMTHKGVQIDAPPTDQPWGDRDIRVVDSDGNQLNICTRLNS, encoded by the coding sequence ATGCAGAACGTCTATCCTACGCTTCGGATTACCGACTACGAAACGAGTCGGTCATTTTATGTTGATAAACTGGGTTTTTGGATTGATTGGGAACACCGCTTTGAACCCCATTTTCCCGTATTCATGCAAATCACAAGAGAAGGGCTTTCGCTGTATCTCTCCCAGCATCAAGGGGACTGCCAGGTAGGGGGACTGGTTTATCTCTATGTGCCCAACGTGGATAGTTGGTATCACGAAATGACTCATAAAGGGGTACAAATAGACGCTCCGCCGACAGACCAGCCCTGGGGCGATCGTGATATCCGAGTTGTAGACTCGGACGGGAACCAATTGAACATCTGCACGCGTTTAAACTCTTGA
- a CDS encoding S-layer homology domain-containing protein has protein sequence MIPSSPRFPDIQTHWAKPFVEALAARGMVRGFEDQTFRPNRAVSRAEFAALLQTAFPSPAKRPYTPFADVPANHWAAIAIRKALRNWISVRLSESQVSPGGVHSQGASTGFAGRGLRI, from the coding sequence ATGATCCCTTCCTCCCCTCGTTTCCCAGATATCCAAACCCATTGGGCAAAACCTTTTGTTGAGGCGCTGGCTGCACGGGGGATGGTTCGCGGGTTTGAGGATCAAACCTTTCGTCCGAATCGAGCAGTCAGTCGGGCGGAGTTTGCCGCCTTGCTGCAAACCGCCTTTCCCAGTCCAGCGAAACGTCCCTACACCCCGTTTGCAGATGTTCCTGCCAACCACTGGGCAGCGATCGCCATTCGAAAAGCGTTACGAAACTGGATTTCTGTCCGGCTATCCGAATCGCAAGTTTCGCCCGGAGGAGTCCATTCCCAGGGTGCAAGCACTGGTTTCGCTGGCAGGGGGCTTAGGATTTAA
- a CDS encoding glycoside hydrolase family 10 protein: MQALVSLAGGLGFNPSNSLSLAKVYQDSAQIPDWAKGAIAAATEAEIVVNYPTLQQLRPLQAATRAEVAAFIYQCLVELGKAPPIASNYIVRWVQTVAVSHPREFRGVWVTSVWNSDFPSQSNLTTQQQQAELIAILEQVQAMNFNALILQIRPEGDALYASKLEPWSNWLTGTQGKAPEPFYDPLEFAIAQCHQRNIELHAWFNPYRARTSKQTVNAKPHMAATHPEVVYPWGNQLWMDPGAKVVQERAYAVIMDVVRRYDVDGIHLDDYFYPYPIAGQTFPDSKTYQDYRSGGGTLALADWRRENVNQLIQRLAMGIRAEKPQVKFGISPFGIYRPGQPVQIRGLDAYEQLYADSLKWLQQGWVDYLAPQLYWRIDPPAQSYPVLLQWWAENNPKQCHLYPGNNLGQLDGSSWDLAEIERQIDLTRQLKSQLALGNIFFSMKAFTANREGIRDRFKVATYRTPALAPVVPWLKASPPDPPTRVRVQNGRVTWNPATPNIRSWTLYRKDATQWTLLQVLPATATTVTVGPGTYALCGVNRLSQESAGVVILVSNG, translated from the coding sequence GTGCAAGCACTGGTTTCGCTGGCAGGGGGCTTAGGATTTAACCCATCGAATAGTCTTTCCCTGGCGAAGGTCTATCAGGATAGTGCCCAAATTCCAGATTGGGCGAAGGGGGCGATCGCTGCTGCCACTGAGGCTGAAATCGTTGTAAATTACCCCACACTGCAACAGTTGCGCCCACTCCAGGCGGCGACCCGGGCAGAAGTTGCTGCTTTTATCTACCAATGCCTGGTTGAACTGGGAAAGGCACCGCCGATCGCTTCCAACTATATCGTTCGCTGGGTTCAAACGGTTGCCGTTAGCCACCCGCGAGAGTTCCGGGGAGTATGGGTAACATCCGTCTGGAATAGCGACTTTCCTTCTCAATCCAACTTGACGACACAGCAACAACAGGCAGAACTGATCGCCATCCTGGAACAGGTACAGGCGATGAACTTCAATGCCCTGATCCTCCAGATCCGCCCTGAAGGTGACGCGCTTTATGCCTCCAAACTGGAGCCCTGGAGCAATTGGCTAACTGGAACTCAGGGGAAAGCGCCAGAACCGTTTTATGATCCGCTGGAGTTTGCGATCGCCCAATGCCATCAACGCAACATTGAACTCCATGCCTGGTTCAACCCTTACCGTGCCCGCACCTCTAAACAGACCGTCAATGCTAAACCCCATATGGCTGCGACCCATCCGGAGGTGGTCTACCCCTGGGGCAACCAACTCTGGATGGACCCCGGCGCTAAGGTTGTGCAAGAGCGGGCATATGCGGTGATCATGGATGTGGTGCGCCGCTACGATGTCGATGGAATTCACCTGGACGACTATTTTTATCCCTACCCGATCGCAGGTCAGACCTTCCCGGACAGCAAAACCTATCAGGACTATCGATCGGGCGGAGGCACCCTGGCCCTGGCAGACTGGCGCAGGGAAAACGTTAACCAACTGATCCAGCGACTGGCAATGGGTATCCGGGCTGAAAAGCCCCAGGTCAAATTTGGCATCAGTCCATTTGGGATCTACCGTCCTGGACAACCTGTCCAGATCCGTGGACTGGATGCCTACGAACAACTCTATGCCGATTCCCTCAAGTGGTTACAACAGGGCTGGGTAGACTACCTCGCCCCGCAACTCTATTGGCGCATCGATCCTCCTGCGCAAAGCTATCCGGTTTTGTTGCAATGGTGGGCAGAGAACAATCCCAAACAATGTCACCTCTACCCCGGCAATAACCTGGGGCAACTGGATGGGTCCAGTTGGGATCTGGCGGAAATTGAACGGCAGATCGACTTGACCCGCCAACTCAAATCGCAATTGGCGCTGGGGAATATTTTCTTTAGCATGAAGGCTTTTACTGCCAATCGTGAGGGGATTCGCGATCGGTTCAAAGTTGCCACCTACCGCACCCCCGCCCTGGCTCCTGTAGTGCCCTGGTTGAAAGCATCCCCACCAGATCCTCCCACCCGCGTTCGGGTACAAAACGGCAGAGTTACCTGGAACCCCGCAACGCCTAACATTCGTAGTTGGACTCTTTACCGCAAAGACGCCACCCAATGGACTCTGCTCCAGGTGCTTCCCGCCACTGCCACTACAGTCACCGTTGGACCGGGAACCTACGCCCTTTGCGGAGTGAATCGGTTATCTCAGGAAAGTGCAGGTGTGGTGATTTTGGTAAGCAATGGGTAA
- a CDS encoding cysteine peptidase family C39 domain-containing protein: MLLEAIITLLLGGLLFRWGMRFGRVMLRKGATANDLFKGKTAISLLFLGLYVALIVLALNVPQMQVLPLEWRIYGMQVTWTIMRVILLGFCGLAFTVSWKTARSQVIAVILIGLLGLGGFSTAEAYFLAPIYSELHDNLQPNGVFKQTSMSSCAPSALATVLRRWKINATESSVAKLAGTSRLGTSMPQLIEAARDLDMDGIELSPTWEQMVRINRPGVLGVWLIDGSRKLPHAVALLAINQEQAAIGDPARGKIYILNRSQFAEIWRQQYVPIFRRGETAITHSQAMDYLRRSGFLNQSRPDFKESLMQFQKVQEIKPTDYLDTQTTLLLMGPYLEGVPTLNEFKIVQP; the protein is encoded by the coding sequence ATGCTACTAGAGGCAATCATTACACTGCTCCTGGGAGGGCTGTTGTTTCGTTGGGGCATGCGCTTTGGGCGGGTGATGTTGCGAAAGGGAGCAACCGCAAATGATCTGTTCAAAGGAAAAACGGCAATTTCCTTACTGTTTTTGGGGCTTTATGTGGCGCTGATCGTGCTGGCGTTGAATGTGCCCCAGATGCAGGTTTTGCCTCTGGAATGGCGCATTTACGGAATGCAGGTGACCTGGACCATTATGCGGGTAATTCTCCTGGGATTCTGTGGACTGGCATTTACGGTGAGCTGGAAAACAGCCCGATCGCAGGTCATTGCCGTCATTCTGATCGGACTGTTGGGATTGGGTGGATTCAGTACCGCAGAAGCCTATTTTCTTGCGCCTATCTATTCTGAATTGCACGACAATTTGCAGCCCAATGGGGTCTTTAAGCAGACATCGATGAGCAGTTGTGCCCCTTCAGCCCTGGCAACTGTGCTCCGGCGATGGAAGATTAACGCGACCGAATCGAGTGTGGCAAAACTGGCGGGTACCAGCCGCCTGGGAACCTCCATGCCGCAACTAATCGAAGCGGCCCGCGATTTGGATATGGATGGTATTGAGTTGTCTCCCACCTGGGAACAGATGGTGCGGATCAATCGCCCTGGTGTATTGGGCGTATGGCTGATTGACGGGTCACGCAAGCTGCCCCATGCTGTTGCATTGTTGGCGATCAATCAAGAGCAGGCTGCGATCGGTGATCCAGCTCGGGGCAAAATTTATATCCTGAATCGCAGCCAGTTTGCTGAAATTTGGCGACAACAGTATGTTCCTATTTTTCGTCGGGGAGAAACTGCCATTACCCACAGCCAGGCGATGGATTATTTGCGGCGATCGGGCTTCCTGAACCAGTCCCGACCAGACTTCAAAGAATCCCTCATGCAATTTCAGAAGGTGCAAGAAATTAAGCCCACTGACTACCTGGACACCCAAACCACCCTACTGCTGATGGGACCCTACCTGGAAGGGGTACCGACGTTGAATGAATTTAAGATTGTGCAGCCTTAG
- a CDS encoding Uma2 family endonuclease — MMDGKDGAGMTIAARKLTFEEYLSYDDGTDTRYELVNGELVAMSLGTGRHGKIIKFVDDQLNRAIQQSGLDWTSQRLTVGVQSPRGYRWDTCRIPDITVLTLEQWSDMDDREAVILAHQAPPKLVVEVVSPSTQTEDYRAKWVEYSALDIAEYWMIDPIQNIVTICILEQGRYQDTIFRGKERIISPTFPRLNLTAEQILKAEG; from the coding sequence ATGATGGACGGCAAGGATGGTGCAGGGATGACCATTGCAGCTCGAAAACTGACGTTTGAGGAATATCTGAGCTACGACGACGGCACGGATACCCGCTATGAACTAGTCAATGGAGAATTGGTTGCCATGAGTCTAGGTACAGGACGACATGGCAAGATCATCAAATTTGTGGATGATCAGTTGAATCGGGCAATTCAGCAATCTGGGCTTGATTGGACTTCTCAGCGATTGACCGTAGGTGTGCAATCTCCACGGGGGTATCGCTGGGATACCTGTCGGATTCCCGATATCACAGTATTAACGCTAGAGCAATGGTCAGACATGGACGATCGCGAAGCCGTAATTTTGGCACACCAGGCTCCCCCAAAATTAGTGGTAGAGGTTGTAAGCCCCAGCACACAAACCGAAGATTACCGGGCGAAATGGGTGGAATATTCAGCACTAGACATTGCGGAATATTGGATGATTGACCCGATTCAAAACATCGTAACGATTTGTATCCTTGAACAAGGACGCTATCAAGACACCATCTTTCGGGGTAAAGAACGCATCATTTCTCCTACCTTCCCAAGGCTAAACCTGACCGCAGAACAAATTCTTAAAGCGGAGGGGTAA
- a CDS encoding peroxiredoxin family protein encodes MLTSTDFSGLFNQRFLNNFFPIPATNDLIKGMIMPNFELPDVTSGRRIKLTDYKGRKPVILAFTRIFTEKQYCPFCFPHIKALNEHYEQFQDRNIELLMVTSTDLQQSKIVARDLSLKMPLLSDPSCRVFRAYQTGQALGAPLPAQFAVDRQGRLRYKHLFSFLDHNASVETLLNVFEAE; translated from the coding sequence ATGCTGACTTCTACAGACTTTAGCGGGCTGTTCAACCAGCGGTTTCTGAACAACTTTTTCCCGATTCCGGCAACCAATGATCTGATTAAGGGCATGATTATGCCCAACTTTGAGTTGCCCGATGTAACGAGTGGTCGGCGCATTAAATTAACCGACTACAAGGGACGAAAGCCCGTGATTCTGGCGTTTACCCGGATTTTTACCGAAAAGCAGTATTGTCCCTTTTGCTTTCCCCACATCAAAGCGCTGAATGAGCATTACGAGCAGTTTCAGGATCGCAACATCGAACTGCTGATGGTAACCAGCACCGACCTGCAACAAAGCAAAATTGTTGCCCGCGATCTGAGCTTAAAAATGCCTCTTCTGAGTGACCCAAGTTGTCGAGTCTTCCGTGCTTATCAGACTGGGCAGGCACTGGGTGCGCCCCTCCCGGCTCAATTTGCTGTCGATCGCCAGGGAAGGTTGCGCTATAAGCATCTGTTCTCCTTCCTGGATCACAACGCAAGTGTGGAGACGCTTTTGAACGTGTTTGAGGCGGAGTAA
- a CDS encoding peroxiredoxin, translated as MTQEGCLRVGQTAPDFTATAVVDQEFKEIKLSDYRGKYVVLFFYPLDFTFVCPTEITAFSDRYDEFKSLNTEVLGVSVDSAFSHLAWIQTDRKSGGVGDLNYPLVADIKKEISSAYNVLVPEEGIALRGLFLIDKDGIIQHATINNLAFGRSVDETLRTLQAIQYVQSHPDEVCPAGWKPGEKTMSPDPVKSKEYFAAV; from the coding sequence ATGACTCAAGAAGGATGTCTGCGCGTTGGGCAAACCGCTCCCGATTTTACGGCAACGGCTGTGGTAGATCAGGAGTTTAAGGAAATTAAATTGTCTGATTATCGCGGTAAGTACGTTGTTCTATTCTTCTATCCGCTTGACTTTACCTTTGTTTGCCCAACTGAGATCACAGCATTCAGCGATCGCTACGACGAATTCAAATCCCTGAACACTGAAGTTCTGGGGGTGTCAGTCGATAGTGCATTCTCCCACCTGGCCTGGATTCAGACCGATCGTAAATCTGGGGGCGTTGGCGACCTGAACTATCCCCTGGTGGCTGACATTAAGAAGGAAATCAGCAGTGCTTACAATGTTCTTGTTCCTGAAGAAGGAATCGCTCTGCGCGGACTATTCCTGATTGACAAGGATGGAATCATCCAGCACGCTACCATCAACAACCTGGCGTTTGGTCGCAGTGTGGATGAAACCCTGCGCACTCTGCAAGCCATCCAGTATGTTCAATCCCACCCCGATGAGGTTTGCCCCGCGGGCTGGAAACCCGGTGAAAAGACCATGAGTCCTGACCCGGTGAAGTCGAAGGAATACTTTGCAGCAGTGTAG